A DNA window from Halanaerobiaceae bacterium ANBcell28 contains the following coding sequences:
- a CDS encoding 5-formyltetrahydrofolate cyclo-ligase, translating into MEKGDLVLSKEKLRNKYLDIRKGFSKEKVNTVSKKIFETFIVLPYIKRDLSFLIYYSFRNEIITTKIIRELLERKKDVYLPYIRDDKKELEIGQIENLKTDIKSGMWGIKEPLSRDNIPLSKIDIVVVPGLLFSRNGYRIGYGGGYYDKLLAKKDNNTISIGLSFDDFLFDELPNDRYDLPVDIILTEKKIIYIRGDINEFI; encoded by the coding sequence GTGGAAAAAGGTGATCTTGTGCTTAGTAAAGAAAAATTGCGGAATAAATATTTAGATATACGTAAAGGATTTTCTAAAGAGAAAGTTAATACAGTGAGTAAAAAAATTTTTGAAACATTTATTGTTTTACCCTATATAAAAAGAGATCTTAGCTTTCTCATTTATTACTCTTTTCGTAATGAAATAATTACTACTAAGATAATTAGAGAATTATTAGAGAGAAAGAAAGATGTTTATCTACCATACATAAGAGATGATAAAAAGGAATTGGAAATTGGTCAAATTGAGAATTTGAAAACTGATATTAAATCAGGTATGTGGGGTATTAAAGAACCGTTATCAAGAGATAATATTCCGTTAAGTAAAATCGATATAGTAGTTGTGCCTGGTTTACTTTTTTCTAGAAATGGTTATCGTATTGGTTATGGTGGAGGGTATTACGATAAATTATTAGCAAAAAAAGATAATAATACTATTTCTATAGGTTTGTCGTTTGATGATTTTTTATTTGATGAACTACCAAATGATAGATATGATTTGCCTGTTGATATAATCTTGACTGAAAAAAAAATCATATATATACGGGGAGATATCAATGAATTTATTTGA